A genomic window from Motacilla alba alba isolate MOTALB_02 chromosome 2, Motacilla_alba_V1.0_pri, whole genome shotgun sequence includes:
- the NR1D2 gene encoding nuclear receptor subfamily 1 group D member 2 isoform X1, which yields MLVSGQERARQLRQSQRWHFLPVLSAGAADTHRRPSPCPAAAGGERRSGCGSGGDLGGAPPPHRPARSGAPAAAVPPRSRTLPPHVSGAAGAESVSLGEGGGRGRGGAAAGAERGRGGAGRAAVPHSLCAAPESAFVVKGRAPRRGRAPAALTGDSAVASLPPSLPASQPASRRLHVGLRRGHGAGKTTTERSRAAPTGAEPGPAEPSAAPPVPLREEVAMEVSAGGVIAYISSSSSASSPASCHSESSDSGFQSSSSPVPSPPNSSSSESGCNGRSSEGSDGAPKSDRLEETIKTNQSSVAGLTKGHNGVTKFNGMVLLCKVCGDVASGFHYGVHACEGCKGFFRRSIQQNIQYKKCLKNNNCSIMRMNRNRCQQCRFKKCLSVGMSRDAVRFGRIPKREKQRMLIEMQSAMKTMMNSQFSGHLPSEALAEHQDQAPQEDLSSKPKQERETIKSPSPPPSADMAKEEVIGMVTRAHKDTFMYNQEQSQNPAEMMQPQSGERVSKSTEQYILSGEHCVGGLGGPQYPDREQHLGGQYKGRSTMHYPSGHPVCFTNSHCMNFPSGYTQRMCERIPEDGFSPNKNATYSCSTGGRMHLVCPMSKTPHVDPNKSGHEIWEEFSMSFTPAVKEVVEFAKRIPGFRDLSQHDQVNLLKAGTFEVLMVRFASLFDAKERTVTFLSGKKYSVDDLHSMGAGDLLNSMFEFSEKLNALQLSDEEMSLFTAVVLVSADRSGIENVNSVEALQETLIRALRTLIMKNHPNEASIFTKLLLKLPDLRSLNNMHSEELLAFKVHP from the exons ATGCTCGTGTCGGGACAGGAGAGAGCTCGTCAGCTGCGGCAGTCACAGCGGTGGCATTTCCTGCCGGTGCTCAGCGCTGGAGCAGCTGACACGCACCGCCGCCCCTCACCTtgccccgcggccgcggggggCGAGCGCCGCTCCGGTTGCGGCAGCGGCGGTGACCTCGGCGGGGCTCCCCCGCCGCACCGCCCGGCGCGGAGcggcgcccccgccgccgcagTGCCCCCGCGCTCCCGCACGCTCCCGCCGCACGTGAGCGGTGCCGCCGGCGCGGAAAGTGTGTCACTGGGTGAGGGGggcggccgggggcggggcggggcggccgccggggcggagcggggtagaggcggggcggggcgggcggcggtgccGCACTCGCTCTGCGCGGCTCCCGAGAGCGCTTTTGTTGTAAAGGGGAGGGCGCCGCGGCGGGGACGCGCACCCGCTGCTCTGACAGGAGACAGCGCGGtcgcctccctccctccctccctgcctgccagccagccagcctcCCGCCGGCTGCATGTAGGGCTGCGGcggggacacggagctgggAAGACAACGACCGAGCGGAGCCGCGCCGCGCCGACCGGAGCCGAGCCGGGCCCGGCGGAACCCAGCGCGGCGCCGCCCGTGCCCCTGCGGGAGGAGGTCGCCATGGAAGTCAGCGCGG GGGGTGTGATAGCTTACATCAGCTCTTCGAGCTCGGCATCTAGCCCAGCCTCATGTCACAGCGAGAGCTCAGACAGCGGTTTCCAGTCGTCCTCTTCGCCTGTACCATCTCCTCCAAACAGCTCCTCCTCGGAAAGCGGATGCAATGGCCGCAGCAGTGAAGGCTCTGACGGGGCGCCGAAGAGCGATCGGCTGGAGGAGACTATTAAAACAAACCAGTCGAGTGTTGCTGGTTTGACAAAAGGCCATAATGGAGTCACAA AATTTAATGGCATGGTTCTCCTTTGCAAAGTCTGTGGAGATGTCGCTTCAGGATTTCATTATGGTGTTCATGCCTGTGAGGGCTGCAAG GGTTTTTTCAGAAGAAGCATTCAGCAAAACATCCAGTATAAGAAGTGCTTGAAGAATAACAACTGTTCTATAATGAGAATGAATAGGAACAGATGCCAGCAGTGTCGTTTCAAAAAATGCCTGTCTGTTGGGATGTCAAGAGATG CTGTTCGATTTGGCCGTATTCCCAAACGTGAAAAACAGAGGATGTTGATTGAAATGCAGAGTGCCATGAAAACCATGATGAACAGTCAGTTCAGCGGTCACTTGCCCAGTGAAGCATTGGCAGAACATCAAGACCAAGCACCTCAAGAAGATCTTTCCTCCAAGCCCAAACAAGAGCGAGAAACCATCAAAAGCCCTTCTCCCCCTCCTAGTGCTGACATGGCTAAGGAGGAGGTGATCGGTATGGTCACCAGGGCCCACAAAGACACTTTCATGTACAACCAAGAACAgtcccaaaacccagcagagatGATGCAGCCTCAGAGTGGGGAGAGAGTGTCAAAGAGCACAGAGCAGTACATCTTGAGCGGCGAGCACTGTGTTGGTGGCCTCGGTGGCCCTCAGTACCCTGACAGGGAGCAGCACCTTGGTGGACAGTACAAAGGGAGAAGCACAATGCATTATCCAAGCGGGCACCCTGTGTGCTTCACAAACAGCCACTGCATGAATTTCCCCAGTGGTTACACTCAGCGAATGTGTGAGAGGATCCCAGAAGATGGCTTTTCTCCAAACAAGAATGCCACTTACTCTTGCAGCACTGGAGGAAGAATGCATCTG GTCTGCCCAATGAGTAAGACTCCCCATGTGGACCCAAACAAGTCTGGCCATGAAATCTGGGAAGAGTTTTCCATGAGTTTTACACCTGCAGTaaaggaagtggtggagttCGCCAAGCGCATCCCAGGTTTCCGAGACCTCTCCCAGCACGACCAGGTCAATCTTCTGAAGGCTGGGACCTTTGAG GTTTTAATGGTACGATTTGCATCTTTGTTTGATGCAAAGGAACGTACTGTCACCTTCCTGAGTGGCAAGAAGTACAGTGTAGATGACTTGCATTCAATGGGAGCTGGTGACCTACTCAACTCAATGTTTGAATTTAGTGAGAAACTAAATGCCCTGCAACTTAGCGATGAGGAAATGAGTTTGTTTACAGCTGTTGTCCTGGTATCTGCTG